One part of the Lycium ferocissimum isolate CSIRO_LF1 chromosome 8, AGI_CSIRO_Lferr_CH_V1, whole genome shotgun sequence genome encodes these proteins:
- the LOC132066556 gene encoding uncharacterized protein LOC132066556, translated as MDGEEVLLKISPMKSVMTFGKRGKLSPRYIGPFKILRRVGYVAYELALPPGLSGVHPIFYVSILKRYYLDESYIVRWDSVLLDENLSYEEDTIAILDRQVKKLRSKEIASVKVQ; from the coding sequence ATGGATGGAGAGGAGGTTCTtttgaagatttcacccatgaagagtGTTATGACATTTGGGAAGAGgggtaagttgagcccgaggtatattggtccATTTAAGATACTCCGTCGTGTGGGttatgttgcttatgagttagccttgCCACCAGGcctgtcaggtgttcatccgaTTTTCTATGTTTCTATACTGAAGAGGTATTATTTAGACGAGTCTTATATCGTTCGTTGGGATTCTgtgttgcttgatgagaatttgtccTACGAGGAGGACACTATTGCGATCTTAGATAGGCAGGTTAAAAAGTTGAGGTCTAAAGAGATAGCTTCTGTTAAGGTTCAATAG